The proteins below come from a single Chryseobacterium sp. MA9 genomic window:
- a CDS encoding AraC family transcriptional regulator, whose product MKTPEKVSSINALHQFLGLKKPSNPLISVFNFDDVNLEPETILNAITTDFYVIALKKECAGGKCRYGQQYYDFDEGIMYFIAPHQVLQFEDVLLNGVKGFVLVVHPDFFQGYPLASQVKDYGYFSYATNEALHLSEKEETSVMDIIHNVGNEIEGNMDNFTQDLLVSNIELLLKYCDRFYNRQFLTRKKANNDLLTKLENLLDGYFKNDNLVINGIPSVHLIASELNLSANYLSDMLRVQTGKTTQQHIQNRLIEKAKELLSTTELSVSEIAYHLGFEHPQSFHRLFKNRTTFSPLEFRASFN is encoded by the coding sequence ATGAAAACTCCAGAAAAGGTTTCGTCAATTAATGCCCTGCATCAGTTTCTAGGATTGAAAAAACCGTCGAATCCACTGATTAGTGTGTTCAATTTTGATGATGTCAATCTGGAACCGGAAACGATCCTAAATGCAATTACTACAGATTTTTATGTTATTGCATTGAAAAAGGAATGTGCAGGAGGTAAGTGCAGATATGGACAACAGTATTATGATTTTGATGAAGGGATCATGTATTTCATTGCCCCTCATCAGGTACTCCAATTTGAAGATGTGCTTCTGAATGGTGTAAAGGGCTTTGTTTTGGTAGTGCATCCTGATTTCTTTCAGGGATATCCTTTAGCATCGCAGGTTAAAGATTATGGTTATTTCTCTTATGCGACCAATGAGGCGTTGCACCTTTCAGAAAAAGAAGAAACCTCTGTTATGGATATCATTCATAACGTTGGAAATGAAATTGAAGGCAATATGGATAATTTTACACAGGATCTGCTGGTTTCCAATATTGAGCTTTTGCTTAAATACTGTGACCGTTTCTATAACCGTCAGTTTTTAACGAGAAAAAAGGCGAATAATGATTTACTTACAAAGTTGGAAAACTTACTGGATGGTTATTTCAAGAATGATAATTTAGTAATCAATGGAATACCTTCTGTTCACTTAATAGCAAGTGAATTGAATCTAAGTGCCAACTATTTAAGCGATATGCTCCGGGTTCAGACGGGAAAGACAACCCAACAGCATATTCAGAACCGATTGATAGAGAAAGCCAAAGAATTATTGTCAACGACGGAATTGTCTGTATCAGAAATCGCTTATCATTTAGGGTTTGAGCATCCACAATCATTTCATCGTCTGTTTAAAAACCGTACTACTTTTTCACCTCTGGAATTCAGAGCCTCATTTAATTAA